In one Chitinophaga sancti genomic region, the following are encoded:
- a CDS encoding c-type cytochrome: protein MRRWMMAAMLLMGAYSLVLGQSKPAAKKVAGPAGGNTTAASMARGKVLYQQICLACHQADGSGVPRMNPPLVKTSFVLGDKTKLITILLKGLNDDVEIEGEYYSNPMPPQAQLKDQEIADVLTFVRNSFGNKASAVKPAEVKAVRATIK from the coding sequence ATGAGAAGATGGATGATGGCAGCGATGCTGCTGATGGGGGCATATAGCCTGGTATTGGGGCAAAGTAAACCTGCTGCAAAAAAAGTGGCTGGTCCGGCGGGGGGTAATACCACTGCCGCTTCGATGGCCAGGGGAAAAGTATTGTACCAGCAAATTTGTTTGGCCTGTCACCAGGCCGATGGAAGCGGGGTACCGCGTATGAACCCGCCCCTGGTTAAGACAAGTTTCGTACTGGGTGATAAAACGAAATTGATCACGATTCTCCTGAAAGGACTGAATGATGATGTGGAGATAGAAGGGGAGTACTACTCCAACCCGATGCCGCCACAGGCACAGCTCAAAGACCAGGAAATAGCAGATGTGCTCACGTTTGTGAGGAATAGTTTCGGGAATAAGGCGAGTGCCGTGAAGCCTGCGGAGGTGAAAGCGGTAAGGGCAACAATTAAGTAA
- a CDS encoding PQQ-dependent sugar dehydrogenase — protein sequence MNKITLATVALATFLTSFGPGVPGTTIKPDADNAGLKLPTGFGALVATEGLGHARHLTVTPEGDLYVKVEGTRNKGNTIWYLQDTNGDGKIDKKTGFFKYDGTGIEVKGNYLYASSNTDVYRFKLNDKHQVIDTTKAETIVTGLINRHQHEAKAFTLDNDGNLYVNIGAYSNSCQTKDRTRGSLGMQPCPILDSAGGIWQFKADKANQAYGDGTRYATGLRNVVGLDWNTQLNQLFVMQHGRDQLHDLFPDQYDEKQSAELPAECMYALHKGSDCGWPYIYYDQFQHKKILAPEYGGDGKKTGGDHIQDPAAAYPGHMAPNAILFYTGNMFPEKYRNGAFIAFHGSWNRAPEPQKGYFVVFQPFKDGKPAGDWEIFAEGFAGTGEIKSPGQAAHRPCGLAQGPDGSLYVSDDVKGTVYRIIYNK from the coding sequence ATGAACAAAATCACCCTGGCTACCGTAGCACTAGCCACCTTTCTCACCAGTTTCGGTCCTGGTGTGCCTGGTACTACCATAAAGCCTGATGCAGACAATGCCGGCCTGAAACTGCCAACGGGCTTCGGTGCCCTGGTAGCCACTGAAGGCCTGGGCCATGCCCGCCACCTTACAGTGACCCCTGAAGGTGACCTCTATGTAAAAGTAGAAGGTACCCGCAATAAAGGCAACACGATCTGGTACCTGCAGGACACCAATGGCGATGGTAAGATCGATAAGAAAACCGGCTTCTTCAAATACGACGGTACCGGCATCGAAGTAAAGGGTAATTACCTCTACGCTTCTTCCAACACAGACGTGTACCGTTTTAAACTGAATGATAAACACCAGGTGATCGATACCACCAAAGCGGAAACCATCGTAACAGGCCTGATCAACCGCCACCAGCACGAAGCGAAAGCCTTTACCCTGGATAACGATGGAAACCTGTACGTGAACATCGGTGCGTATTCTAATTCCTGCCAGACAAAAGACCGTACCAGGGGTTCCCTGGGTATGCAACCTTGTCCGATCCTGGATTCTGCCGGCGGTATCTGGCAGTTCAAAGCAGACAAGGCGAACCAGGCCTATGGCGATGGTACCCGCTATGCTACCGGTCTGCGTAACGTGGTGGGCCTGGACTGGAATACCCAGCTGAACCAGCTCTTTGTGATGCAGCATGGCCGTGACCAGCTCCATGACCTCTTCCCGGATCAGTACGACGAAAAGCAGTCAGCCGAACTGCCTGCAGAGTGTATGTATGCCCTGCACAAGGGTTCCGATTGCGGCTGGCCATATATCTACTATGACCAGTTCCAGCATAAAAAGATCCTGGCACCCGAATATGGTGGCGATGGTAAGAAGACCGGTGGCGATCATATACAGGATCCTGCGGCCGCTTATCCGGGTCATATGGCGCCTAATGCCATCCTGTTTTACACAGGTAACATGTTCCCTGAAAAGTACCGTAACGGGGCTTTTATTGCCTTCCACGGTTCCTGGAACCGTGCCCCGGAACCTCAGAAAGGGTATTTCGTGGTATTCCAGCCGTTTAAGGATGGCAAGCCTGCGGGTGATTGGGAGATCTTTGCAGAAGGATTTGCAGGTACAGGCGAGATCAAATCTCCGGGGCAGGCAGCACACCGTCCCTGCGGACTGGCACAGGGTCCTGATGGCTCCCTGTATGTATCTGACGATGTGAAAGGAACTGTGTACCGGATTATTTATAACAAGTAG
- a CDS encoding RagB/SusD family nutrient uptake outer membrane protein — MKYLLIILLLTGAACNTDFLNTRPLGEATSDDVWKDPALAEAYVNDIYNGLGNGGFPETMLSSASDETMFTHNYGMKNMVESTISPTDAEYINSRGAFQWGTMYLRIRACNNFFANISKLKFDKQLQAARLKGEVFFLRAWFYQQLVRNFGGVPLVDQVYTLSDPDYSVARNTFEECVNHIVKDCDSAAHYLHGTETVSVKGRATEGAALALKSRILLYAASDLHDMPTAKSKSATIAAATQPELLGYVSGDRAGRWQKALDAAKAVMDLGLYSLASPDPASAAEATTNYQAMFLKDNSESIFSRYFVNAKSEAGGQMGLYNGLNGYHNWSGNTPTQLLIDDYLMSDGTAFDWNNTAQKAHPYQNRDPRFYASILYDGANWRPRPTDVADMDPANQVQAGAYEVWDGTKAISNPGLDTRQGPVEDWNGSFTGYYMKKFIDPAVDAQYFRQEVPWPFFRYTEIILNYAEALMELGQEGAARTYLNMIRKRAAMPDITSSGAALKADYQHEREIEMVFEEQRYYDVRRWMTAQETIGRKLRGVNVQGKLKAGSKVTLYKYDLANYDYTYTPVTLVNENRLWLDKMYFMPIQRDEINRNSKLVQNPGF; from the coding sequence ATGAAATATTTACTTATAATACTGTTGCTGACAGGTGCCGCGTGTAATACAGACTTCCTGAATACCAGGCCATTGGGAGAGGCTACTTCTGATGATGTGTGGAAAGATCCTGCGCTGGCAGAAGCCTATGTCAATGATATTTATAATGGCCTGGGCAATGGCGGTTTTCCTGAAACGATGCTGTCATCTGCTTCTGATGAAACCATGTTTACGCATAACTATGGTATGAAGAATATGGTGGAATCGACTATCAGTCCCACCGATGCGGAGTATATCAATAGCCGTGGTGCATTCCAGTGGGGAACGATGTATTTGCGCATCCGTGCGTGTAATAATTTCTTTGCGAATATTTCAAAGCTGAAATTTGATAAACAATTGCAGGCAGCGCGTCTCAAAGGAGAGGTGTTCTTTTTGCGTGCATGGTTTTATCAGCAGCTGGTGAGGAATTTTGGTGGTGTACCTTTGGTGGACCAGGTGTATACATTGTCAGATCCGGATTATAGTGTGGCCCGCAATACATTTGAGGAATGTGTGAATCATATTGTGAAGGATTGCGATTCTGCAGCTCATTATTTGCATGGAACAGAGACTGTATCTGTAAAGGGCCGTGCTACAGAAGGTGCGGCGCTGGCACTGAAGTCGCGCATCTTATTGTATGCGGCCAGTGACCTGCATGATATGCCAACGGCGAAAAGTAAATCGGCTACAATTGCTGCTGCCACCCAACCGGAATTATTAGGTTATGTATCCGGAGATCGTGCTGGTCGCTGGCAGAAGGCCCTGGATGCAGCAAAGGCCGTCATGGACCTCGGGCTGTATTCGCTGGCCTCACCTGATCCTGCATCTGCGGCGGAAGCTACCACGAATTACCAGGCCATGTTTTTGAAGGATAATTCAGAGAGTATTTTCTCCAGGTATTTTGTGAATGCGAAGTCAGAAGCCGGTGGCCAGATGGGTTTGTACAATGGATTGAACGGGTATCATAACTGGTCCGGGAATACACCTACGCAGTTATTGATTGATGATTACCTGATGAGCGATGGTACTGCGTTTGACTGGAACAACACGGCGCAGAAAGCGCATCCTTACCAGAACAGAGATCCGCGTTTTTATGCTTCGATCTTATATGATGGTGCTAACTGGCGGCCACGGCCTACGGATGTAGCGGATATGGATCCGGCTAACCAGGTGCAGGCTGGTGCTTATGAAGTGTGGGATGGCACGAAGGCGATTTCCAACCCGGGATTAGATACACGTCAGGGCCCGGTGGAGGACTGGAACGGCAGTTTTACGGGGTATTACATGAAGAAATTTATAGACCCGGCTGTGGATGCACAGTATTTCAGGCAGGAGGTACCATGGCCTTTCTTCCGGTATACGGAGATCATCCTCAACTATGCAGAGGCATTGATGGAATTGGGGCAGGAGGGAGCAGCACGTACTTACCTGAATATGATCAGGAAAAGGGCAGCGATGCCGGATATAACATCATCAGGCGCGGCACTGAAAGCAGATTATCAGCATGAGCGGGAAATAGAAATGGTGTTTGAAGAACAGCGGTATTATGATGTAAGGAGATGGATGACGGCGCAGGAAACGATAGGGCGTAAACTGAGAGGGGTGAATGTGCAGGGAAAACTGAAGGCGGGGAGTAAGGTGACGCTGTATAAGTATGATCTGGCGAATTATGATTATACTTATACGCCGGTGACATTGGTGAATGAGAACCGGTTGTGGTTGGATAAGATGTACTTTATGCCGATACAGCGGGATGAGATCAACAGGAATAGTAAGTTGGTGCAGAATCCCGGGTTTTAG